The Bacteroides thetaiotaomicron VPI-5482 genome contains the following window.
CCGCATGGTGGGAGAACCGTACCGATCAGCCGGGTGCGCAATATCATTTTATAATAACCGATAGGTTGTTTTTATGGTGTAACGCCCCGATATCGCTTTCTTTTTTTGTATCTTTATGTAGAAAATATTGCGTATTAACTGTTAATTTCGAAAAATGATGTATCTTTGCGGCTTTCAAAATTGTAAGTATAGAATTTATAATTAAAATATTAGGTTTCAAAAGTATAAAGGTTTTTGGTTAGTTGCTCTTTCTGGGGTAGCAGATATTTTATAGTAAGTTATATGCAAAAAAAACAGAAAAAAGTTGGAAATATTGATTTTTTTTATAAACACACACACACACACACACACACACACACACGAGTGTGTGTAGAAACCTATATTTAAGACTTTTCAAGGTAATTCTCCTTTCTTTTTTATCGTGTTCCGTTCTTTTCGTTTCCGCTCAAGAGACACGGGATTCCGTGAAAATATATTTCCACAAGGGTAGAACGGAAATAGATCTCTCTTTACGGGATAACAGGCGGTCGTTAGAGAAGATCAGCCGCCGGATATTGGAATACAGGCCGGACACGGCTTTCTCTATCTGCAAGATTATGGTGGTCGGTGCGGCGTCCCCCGAGGGGAGCATCGAACTGAACAGGCGTTTGTCTGAACTAAGGGCGAAACGTTTGTTCGATCACGTGTGCGGTTACTCGCCGCTACCCGACACGCTGAAAACGTCGGTATTCGTGGGGCGTGACTGGAGGGGATTGCTGCGTTTGGTGGAGAATGATCCCGGAATGCCCGGTAAATCGGAAACGGTGGAGCTTCTGCAAGGTATTGTTTCCGAGGTGGAAGCAAGTGGAAACGGGGAGAACAAGATAAATGAATTGAAACGCTTGCGGTACGGCATCCCATATCGGTACATGTATCGGAATTTGTTTCCGGATCTTCGTGCATCTTGTTTGTATATTTGGTATGAATCGAAACGGAAGTCGTTCCCTGCCATGCAGGTTATCTCCCACCTGCATGATACATTGTACTTACCTTGTAAGCTTTCTCCGTTCGGTGGAGAAACGGGCGGTTTCCAGTCTGGGGAAAAACATGGGCCTTTTTACATGGCCGTGAAAACGAACATGCTTTATGATGCGTTGCTTGTGCCGAATATAGGGGTGGAGTTTTACGTCGGAAAGAACTGGTCCTTGGCCGGGAATTGGATGTATGCCTGGTGGAAAAGCGACCGGCACCATAACTACTGGCGGCTCTATGGCGGGGATCTGGAAGTGCGCCGCTGGTTTGGCAGGAAAGCGTCGGAAAAACCGCTTGCAGGGCATCACATCGGTCTCTACGGTCGGATATTCACCTACGACTTCGAGACCGGGGGGACGGGCTACATGGGCGGCAAGCCTGGCGGTACGCTTTGGGATAAGATGAACTATTC
Protein-coding sequences here:
- a CDS encoding DUF3575 domain-containing protein — encoded protein: MCRNLYLRLFKVILLSFLSCSVLFVSAQETRDSVKIYFHKGRTEIDLSLRDNRRSLEKISRRILEYRPDTAFSICKIMVVGAASPEGSIELNRRLSELRAKRLFDHVCGYSPLPDTLKTSVFVGRDWRGLLRLVENDPGMPGKSETVELLQGIVSEVEASGNGENKINELKRLRYGIPYRYMYRNLFPDLRASCLYIWYESKRKSFPAMQVISHLHDTLYLPCKLSPFGGETGGFQSGEKHGPFYMAVKTNMLYDALLVPNIGVEFYVGKNWSLAGNWMYAWWKSDRHHNYWRLYGGDLEVRRWFGRKASEKPLAGHHIGLYGRIFTYDFETGGTGYMGGKPGGTLWDKMNYSVGLEYGYSLPVARRLNLDFVIGVGYWGGEYHKYAPIDGHYVWKETRRRHWFGLTEAEISLVWLLGRGNYNEKKGGRQ